Below is a window of Hydrogenimonas sp. DNA.
TCTTTGAGATATGAACACATTTCATTCTGGTTGTCAGCGGTTTTTATCGCTATGAAAGGCAGTTGCATAAATATAACTTCGTTAACTGTCACGCTTGGTGAGACAACCGCAAAATCCGATTCAGACATAAGAGTTGCAATCTCGCTCGTTTCAATATGCAAAGTAACGTGCTCATGGGCTCTTGCATAAGATTTCAACTCTTCCAGGTTTTTATTTGCTCTTGTTGTTACGATGTGGGCATGAATATCTGTCTGCTCTTTGACGGCATCCAGTATAGGTATATTCAGATTCGAAGTATCCGCTCCCCCCATCGCTATGAAAACCTTCAGTTTTGGATGGCGGAGTGGATGGGTTGCACGACAGGTTTTTTTCTTTTTTGCTTCGATAAACTCCTCTCTCAAAAGTGTAAACTTCGATCCGCAGCGTAGTTCGCAGGTAGCTGGTACCAGTTCTTTGTATCGGGATGGGTCGGCATAGACGTTGTGGTTTAGCAAAATATCGCAATGGTGTTTTTCATAGGTATCGTCAAGCACAAAGATTGTTGCTCCCGTAGCCTCCTTGACCCGCTGCTCGTCCCTGTGGCCTATGCCGTAATGGTCGAAGACTACCGTCTCCGGGTTCAGCGGGCGGATGGTTTCGATGAATTCTTCGATGCCGTCGCTATGCAGTAGAATCTTTTCATAACCGGCCTCATCTATCTTGTGGTTGATGTTTCCCGGCAGGTTGCGCACGGCAAAAATTACTTCGGAGTCGCAGAAGTCACGTTTTGCCAGTACAAGGTCGCGCATGATGTGACCTGTTCCTATGGTCGATGAGCTGTCGGCACGGACAACCACACGCTTCACTTTTTAGACCCTTTGATCACTTCATACATCAACTCCGCCCGCTCCCAGTCTTCGAGCGTATCTATATCCTGCACCATGTAGCGCGGCAGGATGACGGGGATGGCGTAATGTGCGAAACGAAAGGGCGGTTTCCCCTCTTTTCGTATCTCCCAGTAGAACTGTCCTGCATCCTGATATGCCTCCTCGAGGTCCTGGCTTCTGGTATCGAAGTGTTCAGGCCAGAACATTTCGCATTTTCCATCTTTGGTCAGCCTGAAAGTACGTTGAATCGGGAAGGGCATGGAGGTTGCCGAAAAGGCATACCATGCATCTTCAGAGTTTTTCAAAGCTTCCAGCCCTTCGATCAAATACTCTGGTCGAAGCAAAGGGGCTGTGGCATAGATCGTACAGGCGAAGGAGATCTTCTCGCCTGTCTCTTCGAGTTTACGGTAGGAGTACTCCACGGCCTCTGCCGCCGTGGTATGGTCGTCGGCATAGTCCGGGTCGCGGAGAAAGGGGACTTCCGCCCCGTAGTCTCTTGCGATCTCGGCGATCTCTTTGTCATCGGTGCTGACGATTATCCGGTCGAAAAGCCCTGTCTGCCTGGCTGTTTCGATCGAATAGGCGATCAGCGGTTTACCGT
It encodes the following:
- a CDS encoding UDP-6-deoxy-AltdiNAc hydrolase, with protein sequence MKRVVVRADSSSTIGTGHIMRDLVLAKRDFCDSEVIFAVRNLPGNINHKIDEAGYEKILLHSDGIEEFIETIRPLNPETVVFDHYGIGHRDEQRVKEATGATIFVLDDTYEKHHCDILLNHNVYADPSRYKELVPATCELRCGSKFTLLREEFIEAKKKKTCRATHPLRHPKLKVFIAMGGADTSNLNIPILDAVKEQTDIHAHIVTTRANKNLEELKSYARAHEHVTLHIETSEIATLMSESDFAVVSPSVTVNEVIFMQLPFIAIKTADNQNEMCSYLKERGEALLEKFDEEGLKIELKNMVDFLQTELVNFTQLTKKQKLDLLEWRNNPKVRQWMLNKEPIAPADHLAFIDSLQKREDRVYFLVNLDERPIGVIDFTQIDKSERSAHIGLYANPSTYGMGRLLMQKILEFGYGFLGLETLFAEVYKKNEKAINLYKRFGFKPTETIKADNRGLLTMERKK
- a CDS encoding N-acetylneuraminate cytidylyltransferase is translated as MGKTIALIPARGGSKRIPGKNIKLFHGKPLIAYSIETARQTGLFDRIIVSTDDKEIAEIARDYGAEVPFLRDPDYADDHTTAAEAVEYSYRKLEETGEKISFACTIYATAPLLRPEYLIEGLEALKNSEDAWYAFSATSMPFPIQRTFRLTKDGKCEMFWPEHFDTRSQDLEEAYQDAGQFYWEIRKEGKPPFRFAHYAIPVILPRYMVQDIDTLEDWERAELMYEVIKGSKK